A window from Lactiplantibacillus pentosus encodes these proteins:
- a CDS encoding 1-deoxy-D-xylulose-5-phosphate synthase gives METPILATIDQPADLKRRSLPELTQLADELRHVLLNKVSQTGGHVGPNLGVVELTIAFHTIFDSPVDKVVWDVSHQAYTHKILTGRKQAWLDPAHYDDVSGYTAPEESPHDYFNIGHTSTSIALATGMAVARDIEGKTGNVMAVIGDGSLSGGLALEGLNIAATLKSNLIILVNDNGMAIAEDHGGIYQNLRELRESNGTSSHNLFKDFGLDYRYVENGNDLETMLTAFKAVKDIDHPIVLHVHTEKGHGYQPAIDNKEAFHWHVPFDLASGATLHPNTGETYTDVIHATLEDELAAETPITAITAAVPGTYDLKRFGRKHPHRYFDVGIAEQESITFAAGQAQQGLRPIVFHSGTFLQRAYDQLSHDLGINKLPVTIMVAGGRINAGDPTHQGIFDVAMLSNIPNLTYLAPTTKEELRAMMHWALHQNNGPVAIRVPSNDVQSAPLQDFDALKMHTVHTGRQVALMGVGSIFPLAATVQQQLAAHGIDATLIDPRDISDPDTATLAQLKNGHQLVVTIEEASLSGGFGEKVSRYYGDSEMRVLNFGAAKRFNDRETTTELKHEFQLTPEQIVTAITAQLAQK, from the coding sequence GCCAAACTTGGGCGTTGTTGAATTGACGATTGCCTTTCACACGATTTTTGATTCGCCCGTCGATAAAGTCGTCTGGGACGTTTCACATCAAGCCTATACGCACAAAATTTTGACTGGGCGTAAGCAAGCATGGTTAGATCCCGCCCACTATGACGATGTTAGTGGCTATACGGCACCTGAAGAAAGTCCGCACGACTATTTCAATATCGGTCACACTTCGACGTCAATCGCACTCGCGACTGGGATGGCGGTTGCACGTGATATTGAAGGTAAAACGGGTAACGTGATGGCCGTCATTGGTGATGGGTCCTTGTCCGGTGGCTTAGCGCTGGAAGGCCTGAACATTGCGGCGACCTTGAAGTCGAACCTGATTATTTTAGTCAATGATAACGGGATGGCGATTGCGGAGGACCATGGCGGTATTTATCAAAATCTACGGGAACTCCGTGAATCGAACGGGACGAGCAGCCATAACTTGTTTAAAGACTTCGGCCTGGACTATCGATACGTGGAAAACGGGAATGACTTGGAAACGATGCTAACAGCCTTTAAGGCGGTTAAGGATATCGACCACCCAATCGTTTTGCACGTTCACACCGAGAAGGGTCATGGCTATCAGCCCGCGATTGACAATAAAGAGGCCTTTCACTGGCATGTGCCGTTTGACTTGGCTAGTGGTGCAACCTTGCATCCAAATACCGGGGAGACTTATACGGATGTCATTCACGCGACCTTGGAAGATGAATTAGCCGCAGAGACGCCAATTACTGCGATTACGGCGGCTGTTCCGGGAACTTATGATTTGAAACGGTTTGGTCGTAAACATCCGCACCGTTACTTCGACGTTGGCATTGCTGAACAAGAATCGATTACGTTCGCTGCCGGTCAGGCGCAACAAGGGCTACGGCCAATCGTCTTTCATTCTGGCACGTTCCTCCAACGGGCATATGACCAGTTATCGCACGACCTAGGCATCAACAAATTGCCGGTCACGATTATGGTTGCCGGCGGGCGCATCAATGCGGGCGACCCGACCCATCAAGGTATTTTTGACGTTGCGATGTTGAGCAACATTCCGAACCTGACGTATTTGGCACCAACGACTAAGGAAGAATTGCGTGCGATGATGCACTGGGCATTGCACCAAAACAACGGTCCGGTCGCAATCCGGGTCCCAAGTAATGACGTTCAGTCTGCACCACTGCAAGACTTTGATGCCTTGAAGATGCACACGGTACACACGGGTCGCCAAGTGGCCTTAATGGGTGTCGGCAGCATTTTCCCATTAGCTGCTACGGTTCAACAGCAATTAGCTGCGCACGGTATTGATGCCACGTTGATTGACCCACGTGATATTTCAGACCCTGACACGGCCACTTTGGCCCAACTCAAGAACGGGCACCAACTCGTGGTGACGATTGAAGAAGCCAGTCTTAGTGGCGGTTTTGGTGAGAAAGTCAGCCGGTACTATGGTGACAGTGAGATGCGGGTCTTGAACTTCGGGGCCGCAAAACGGTTCAATGATCGGGAAACGACGACGGAATTGAAGCACGAATTTCAGTTGACGCCTGAACAAATCGTGACTGCCATCACAGCCCAATTGGCACAAAAGTAA
- a CDS encoding Gfo/Idh/MocA family oxidoreductase — translation MLTIAYIGNGKSANRYHLPFALKLKDKINVKTIYSRSGRQTWQPIAGVHYTTDLDDIYQDPAIDLVVVSTPSHTHYAVAKDVLLHGKNVLVEKPFTETSAEAQELFALAKEKQLFIQCYQNRRFDSDYLTAQKVIESGVLGDLLEVEMHFDYFRPEVPTSVKEFSLDTSYLYGHACHTLDQVIAYFGEPDDVHFDVRQLLGANRMNDYFDIDMYYGALKVSVKSSYFRIKPRPSFVLYGKQGMFVKADKDQQEYDLKHFYMPDHADFGIDQPENYGTLTYVDDAGRYHEEKVVSEVGDYSRVYDGVYETLVNGAPKLVKDEETLLQIKLLEQGIQQCRR, via the coding sequence ATGCTAACGATTGCTTATATTGGAAATGGGAAGAGTGCGAATCGCTACCACCTACCGTTTGCCTTGAAACTAAAGGATAAAATTAACGTTAAGACGATTTATTCACGCTCAGGACGACAAACGTGGCAACCGATTGCGGGGGTCCATTACACAACTGACCTGGATGATATTTATCAAGACCCGGCGATTGATTTAGTGGTCGTTTCAACGCCTAGCCATACCCATTACGCTGTAGCCAAGGATGTCTTGTTGCATGGGAAGAACGTACTGGTCGAAAAGCCGTTTACCGAAACGTCGGCGGAAGCTCAAGAATTGTTCGCGTTAGCCAAAGAGAAGCAGCTGTTCATTCAGTGCTATCAGAATCGCCGTTTTGACTCGGATTATCTCACGGCCCAAAAAGTGATTGAAAGTGGCGTACTGGGAGATTTACTGGAAGTCGAGATGCATTTTGACTACTTTCGACCGGAAGTTCCGACCAGTGTTAAAGAATTCTCGTTAGATACGAGTTACTTATATGGCCACGCTTGTCATACTTTGGATCAAGTCATCGCCTATTTTGGGGAACCAGACGACGTGCACTTTGATGTTCGGCAGCTGTTGGGCGCAAACCGGATGAATGATTATTTTGATATCGATATGTATTATGGCGCGCTGAAAGTTTCCGTGAAGTCCAGCTACTTCCGTATCAAACCACGGCCAAGTTTTGTATTGTATGGCAAGCAGGGGATGTTCGTGAAGGCGGATAAGGATCAGCAGGAATATGATTTAAAACACTTCTACATGCCAGACCATGCAGACTTCGGTATTGACCAACCGGAAAACTACGGGACGCTGACGTACGTTGACGACGCCGGTCGCTATCATGAAGAGAAGGTCGTCTCAGAGGTCGGTGATTACAGCCGCGTTTATGATGGTGTGTATGAGACGCTCGTTAACGGGGCCCCGAAGCTTGTGAAGGACGAGGAGACCCTGTTACAAATCAAACTATTGGAGCAAGGCATCCAACAGTGCCGCCGGTAA